Proteins from a genomic interval of Vanacampus margaritifer isolate UIUO_Vmar chromosome 4, RoL_Vmar_1.0, whole genome shotgun sequence:
- the LOC144050343 gene encoding glycine N-acyltransferase-like protein 3 — protein MIILKTFKDLTLMKKILYGEQPQSINVLGGLLHMLQNNTFQLKMCVDSWPTFSTAICYRQNQIGSGLGEIPEKYRIFSKNQDTLRSLLADDKLIKWRNGLEFEAASYHSQIVCEIASLRGFHVKEYGGYHSYIHYSPEKSNLHENSSNLPTTTLNETHAELVVKHSANGGSKESVNLVTAYVKQLPNWCVVDEKGHPVSWLLTDEFNEIRMGYTQPKHRRKGHQQNLVATLIRQRISEGLPVFCHIHKDNLACIKLMLGAGLTLAEETSFMFISDDYI, from the exons ATGATCATCTTGAAGACATTCAAGGACCTGactttgatgaaaaaaatcCTTTATGGAGAGCAACCGCAGTCCATTAAT GTTCTTGGTGGTTTGCTTCATATGCTGCAAAACAACACGTTTCAACTCAAGATGTGTGTTGACTCGTGGCCTACCTTCAGTACTGCTATCTGCTACCGTCAAAACCAG ATTGGGAGTGGTTTAGGGGAGATTCCTGAGAAGTATCGCATCTTCTCCAAAAATCAGGACACTTTAAGAAGTCTGCTGGCTGATGACAAATTGATCAAGTGGCGGAACGGACTTGAATTTGAAG CTGCAAGTTATCACAGTCAAATTGTCTGCGAAATTGCTTCTCTCAGAGGATTCCATGTTAAGGAATATGGAGGTTACCATTCCTACATCCACTACAGCCCAGAGAAGTCCAACTTGCATGA AAACTCATCCAATCTGCCAACAACTACTTTGAACGAGACCCATGCTGAGCTTGTGGTCAAACATTCGGCTAATGGAGGAAGCAAGGAAAGCGTCAATCTAGTGACAGCTTATGTCAAACAACTGCCAAACTGGTGTGTAGTGGATGAGAAGGGACATCCTGTGTCTTGGTTGCTGACTGATGAGTTCAATGAGATCAGAATGGGATACACCCAACCAAAACATAGAAGGAAAGGTCACCAACAGAATTTGGTGGCTACCTTGATACGACAAAGAATATCTGAAGGTTTGCCCGTGTTTTGCCATATCCATAAAGATAACTTGGCATGTATTAAACTTATGCTAGGGGCCGGCTTGACCCTTGCTGAGGAAACTTCCTTCATGTTTATATCTGATGACTACATCTGA
- the LOC144050344 gene encoding glycine N-acyltransferase-like protein 3, translating into MIILKAFKDAALMKHILYGELPQSINVLGGLLHMVQNNMFQLKLCVDSWPTFTTAICYRQNQDLLSGSGLGEISGKYSIFSKNQDTLRSLLADDKFVKWRNGLEFEASSYHGQIIHEIASLKGFHIKEYGGYHSYIHYSPEKSNLLEKASSLPTTTLNESHAELVVKQLPYGGRKKNANLVTAYVKHLPNWCVVDEKGHPVSWLLTDEFNGIRMAYTQPKHRGKCHQQILVATLMRQRISEGLPVFCHIHKDNLPSIKLMLGAGLTLALAAAVQAGGFPATCRLAAANTATSS; encoded by the exons ATGATCATCTTGAAGGCTTTCAAGGACGCGGCATTGATGAAACATATTCTTTATGGAGAGCTACCACAGTCCATTAAT gttcttggtgGGTTGCTTCATATGGTGCAAAACAACATGTTTCAACTCAAGTTGTGTGTTGACTCGTGGCCAACATTCACTACTGCCATCTGCTACCGTCAAAACCAG GATTTGCTGAGTGGGAGCGGCTTAGGAGAGATTTCCGGGAAGTACAGCATCTTCTCCAAAAACCAAGACACTTTAAGAAGTCTGCTGGCTGATGACAAATTTGTCAAATGGAGAAACGGACTTGAATTTGAAG CTTCAAGTTATCACGGTCAAATCATCCACGAAATAGCTTCTCTCAAAGGATTCCATATTAAGGAATATGGAGGTTACCATTCCTACATCCACTACAGCCCAGAGAAGTCCAACTTGCTAGA AAAGGCATCCAGTCTGCCAACAACTACTTTGAACGAGTCCCATGCTGAGCTTGTGGTCAAACAGTTGCCTTatggaggaaggaagaaaaacgCCAATCTAGTGACAGCCTATGTCAAACATCTGCCAAACTGGTGTGTAGTGGATGAGAAGGGACATCCTGTGTCTTGGTTGCTGACTGATGAGTTCAATGGGATAAGAATGGCCTACACCCAACCAAAGCATAGAGGGAAATGTCACCAACAGATTTTGGTGGCTACCTTGATGCGACAAAGAATATCTGAAGGTTTGCCCGTGTTTTGCCATATCCATAAAGATAACTTGCCATCTATTAAACTTATGCTAGGGGCCGGCTTGACCCTTG CGCTGGCTGCTGCTGTTCAGGCTGGTGGGTTTCCCGCCACTTGCCGTCTCGCTGCTGCCAACACCGCCACTTCCTCTTAG